Proteins found in one Hirundo rustica isolate bHirRus1 chromosome Z, bHirRus1.pri.v3, whole genome shotgun sequence genomic segment:
- the LOC120765690 gene encoding proline-rich nuclear receptor coactivator 2-like, with product MGGGERYNIPIPQSRNTNKNHQQLKNRQKNKDQNSQMKTYVKKERGHSCSSSPGAWQAMQKGGKNSIHFPKNPNWNPALLFTPQSSQNYTGVKFSEPPSPSVLPKPPSHWVPVCFKLSDKEMMTFQAKTLLKVQA from the coding sequence ATGGGTGGTGGAGAAAGATACAACATTCCCATTCCACAGTCTAGAAATACCAACAAGAACCATCAACAACTTAAAAACAGGCAGAAGAACAAAGATCAGAATTCTCAGATGAAAACCTACGTGAAGAAGGAGAGaggccacagctgcagctcctctcctggtgCATGGCAGGCCATGCAGAAAGGGGGGAAGAACAGCATTCACTTCCCCAAGAATCCCAATTGGAATCCTGCTCTATTGTTCACCCCTCAGAGCAGCCAGAACTACACTGGGGTAAAGTTCAGTGAGCCACCCTCCCCAAGTGTTCTGCCTAAGCCACCAAGCCACTGGGTAcctgtttgttttaaactttcTGATAAAGAAATGATGACATTTCAGGCCAAAACCTTACTGAAAGTCCAGGCCTGA